One Phaseolus vulgaris cultivar G19833 chromosome 2, P. vulgaris v2.0, whole genome shotgun sequence DNA window includes the following coding sequences:
- the LOC137809727 gene encoding protein RGF1 INDUCIBLE TRANSCRIPTION FACTOR 1-like, whose protein sequence is MKSSGCSEASSGEGNMNVKPAWLERLMAETFFGACGVHQNQKKNEKNVFCLHCYLSICPHCLPSHPSHSLLQVRRYVYHDVVRLGDLEKLVDCSNIQPYTINGAKVIFLNQRPQSRSFKGTVNTCCTCDRILQEPFHFCSLSCKFEGLRGDCYTQFVPTSSEATTSIANNNNKQNTNGFFISLGSRRKGAPHRAPLS, encoded by the exons ATGAAGAGCAGTGGCTGTAGTGAAGCTTCATCTGGAGAAGGAAACATGAATGTGAAACCTGCATGGCTAGAGAGACTCATGGCTGAGACATTCTTTGGTGCTTGTGGGGTCCACCAGAATCAAAAGAAGAACGAGAAGAACGTCTTTTGCTTGCACTGCTACCTTAGCATCTGCCCCCACTGTCTCCCTTCTCACCCTTCCCATTCCCTTCTCCAG GTGAGAAGGTATGTGTACCATGACGTGGTTCGATTGGGTGATCTAGAAAAGCTCGTCGATTGCTCCAATATTCAG CCATACACCATTAACGGTGCCAAAGTGATATTCTTAAATCAGAGGCCACAGTCAAGGTCATTTAAAGGCACTGTCAACACTTGCTGCACTTGTGACAGGATTCTTCAGGAGCCCTTTCACTTCTGTTCTCTGTCATGCAAG TTTGAGGGTCTAAGAGGTGATTGCTATACCCAATTTGTCCCCACTTCCTCTGAGGCTACCACTAGCATtgccaacaacaacaacaagcagaACACAAATGGCTTCTTCATCTCTCTGGGAAGCAGAAGAAAGGGGGCTCCCCATAGAGCTCCTCTCTCTTAG
- the LOC137811701 gene encoding large ribosomal subunit protein eL27, which produces MVKFLKPNKAVIVLQGRYAGRKGVIVRTFDDGTRERPYGHCLVAGIKKYPSKVIKKDSAKKTAKKSRVKAFVKLVNYQHLMPTRYTLDVDLKDAVNLDVLSSKDKKVTALKETKKRLEERFKTGKNRWFFTKLRF; this is translated from the coding sequence ATGGTGAAGTTCCTGAAGCCAAACAAGGCGGTGATCGTCCTGCAGGGCCGTTACGCGGGGCGAAAGGGGGTGATCGTCAGGACCTTCGACGATGGAACCAGGGAGCGCCCATACGGCCACTGTCTGGTCGCCGGAATCAAGAAGTACCCTAGCAAGGTCATCAAGAAGGACTCCGCAAAGAAGACGGCGAAGAAATCGAGAGTGAAGGCCTTCGTGAAGCTGGTGAACTATCAGCACCTCATGCCCACGCGCTACACGCTGGACGTGGATCTCAAGGACGCGGTTAACCTCGACGTTCTCTCCTCCAAGGACAAGAAGGTCACCGCTCTGAAGGAGACGAAGAAGCGCCTCGAGGAGAGGTTCAAGACCGGCAAGAATAGGTGGTTCTTCACCAAACTCAGATTCTGA
- the LOC137811702 gene encoding uncharacterized protein yields the protein MESNQAHSSMEVETVSSEAKVLPPKPKFEALKPHEMSDGQVQFRKVNVPPHRYTPLKKAWMDIYNPIYEQMKIDLRMNLKARRVELKTRADTPDISNLQKCADFVHAFMLGFEVIDAIALLRLDELYIESFEIKDVKTLRGDHLSRAIGRLSGKGGKTKFAIENASKTRIVIADTKIHILGSFANIKIARDSLCSLILGSPAGKVYSKLRAVTARLAERF from the coding sequence ATGGAGTCAAATCAGGCACACTCATCCATGGAAGTTGAAACAGTCTCATCAGAAGCCAAAGTTTTGCCGCCAAAGCCAAAATTTGAGGCTCTGAAACCTCATGAGATGTCTGATGGCCAGGTTCAGTTCCGCAAGGTGAATGTTCCACCTCATCGATACACCCCTCTGAAGAAAGCTTGGATGGATATCTATAATCCCATATATGAACAAATGAAAATTGATTTGCGTATGAATCTGAAGGCTCGTAGAGTTGAGCTGAAGACAAGGGCTGATACCCCTGATATTAGTAATCTGCAAAAATGTGCTGATTTTGTCCATGCTTTCATGCTGGGTTTTGAGGTCATAGATGCCATTGCTCTTCTGCGTCTGGATGAGCTCTACATTGAGTCCTTTGAGATCAAGGATGTTAAAACACTTCGAGGGGATCACTTGTCTCGGGCTATTGGGAGGTTGTCTGGTAAAGGTGGTAAAACCAAGTTTGCAATCGAGAACGCTTCAAAGACTAGAATCGTGATTGCTGACACCAAAATTCACATATTGGGATCTTTTGCCAACATAAAGATTGCCAGGGATTCTCTCTGTAGCCTCATTCTTGGTTCACCTGCAGGAAAAGTGTATTCTAAACTAAGAGCAGTTACTGCCAGATTGGCCGAAAGGTTTTGA
- the LOC137811700 gene encoding thioredoxin O1, mitochondrial-like isoform X1, whose protein sequence is MARNWLFRSLALRHAIKNTVRPIFFNAHHRFLSLPSKPSLFATAIASSQLSLLPSFHHSRSLSSAAGPSDVVLVNSEEEFNNILTKVQDNSLHAIFYFTAVWCGPCRFISPIVGELSKKYPDVTTYKIDIDQEAIQGTLGKLQITSVPTLHFFQNGKKADVLVGADVARLTNITEKLFKKD, encoded by the exons ATGGCGAGAAATTGGTTGTTTCGATCTTTGGCGCTTCGACATGCTATAAAGAATACGGTTCGCCCGATCTTCTTCAACGCTCACCACCGCTTTCTCTCACTCCCATCCAAACCATCTCTCTTCGCCACCGCAATCGCCTCATCTCAGCTCTCTCTCCTCCCATCATTCCACCACTCCCGCTCCCTCTCCTCCGCCGCag GTCCTTCCGATGTTGTACTTGTTAATTCAGAGGAAGAGTTCAACAATATCCTTACCAAAGTTCAAG ATAACTCGTTGCACGCCATCTTCTATTTCACTGCGGTTTGGTGTGGACCTT GCAGGTTTATTTCTCCTATAGTTGGGGAGCTCAGTAAGAAGTATCCTGATGTGACAACTTATAAGATTGACATCGATCAG GAAGCAATTCAAGGCACATTGGGCAAATTGCAGATTACATCTGTG CCTACACTTCATTTCTTTCAGAATGGGAAAAAGGCCGATGTTCTTGTAGGTGCTGATGTTGCACGATTGACCAATATCACAGAGAAACTCTTCAA GAAGGACTGA
- the LOC137811700 gene encoding thioredoxin O1, mitochondrial-like isoform X2 produces the protein MARNWLFRSLALRHAIKNTVRPIFFNAHHRFLSLPSKPSLFATAIASSQLSLLPSFHHSRSLSSAAGPSDVVLVNSEEEFNNILTKVQDNSLHAIFYFTAVWCGPCRFISPIVGELSKKYPDVTTYKIDIDQEAIQGTLGKLQITSVPTLHFFQNGKKADVLVGADVARLTNITEKLFK, from the exons ATGGCGAGAAATTGGTTGTTTCGATCTTTGGCGCTTCGACATGCTATAAAGAATACGGTTCGCCCGATCTTCTTCAACGCTCACCACCGCTTTCTCTCACTCCCATCCAAACCATCTCTCTTCGCCACCGCAATCGCCTCATCTCAGCTCTCTCTCCTCCCATCATTCCACCACTCCCGCTCCCTCTCCTCCGCCGCag GTCCTTCCGATGTTGTACTTGTTAATTCAGAGGAAGAGTTCAACAATATCCTTACCAAAGTTCAAG ATAACTCGTTGCACGCCATCTTCTATTTCACTGCGGTTTGGTGTGGACCTT GCAGGTTTATTTCTCCTATAGTTGGGGAGCTCAGTAAGAAGTATCCTGATGTGACAACTTATAAGATTGACATCGATCAG GAAGCAATTCAAGGCACATTGGGCAAATTGCAGATTACATCTGTG CCTACACTTCATTTCTTTCAGAATGGGAAAAAGGCCGATGTTCTTGTAGGTGCTGATGTTGCACGATTGACCAATATCACAGAGAAACTCTTCAAGTAA
- the LOC137811703 gene encoding large ribosomal subunit protein eL33y: protein MVKGRQGERVRLYVRGTILGYKRSKSNQYPNTSLIQIEGVNTKEEVGWYAGKRMAYIYKAKVKKNGSHYRCIWGKVTRPHGNSGVVRAKFKSNLPPRSMGARVRVFMYPSNI, encoded by the exons ATGGTGAAGGGACGCCAAGGAGAGCGCGTTAG ACTCTATGTGAGGGGTACAATTCTTGGATACAAAAG GTCCAAGTCAAACCAGTATCCCAACACATCCCTGATCCAAATTGAGGGAGTGAACACCAAAGAAGAAGTAGGGTGGTATGCTGGCAAGAGAATGGCCTATATTTACAAGGCTAAGGTGAAGAAGAATGGAAGCCACTACCGCTGCATTTGGGGTAAGGTTACAAGGCCTCATGGAAACAGTGGCGTTGTTCGTGCAAAATTCAAGTCAAACCTTCCACCCAGATCAATG GGAGCACGAGTTAGAGTGTTCATGTATCCAAGCAACATCTGA